AGAACTATACTCAACTTCAAACGTTAGCGTTGTTTCGGTTTTCACTGAAGGGGCTGTAAACGTCACTGACTGTGTTGTTGCAGGAAATTCACTGAGTACATCACCAGATACTTGTCGCCATGAAAAACTACCTTCTGCATCTGATGCAGCAGCACTTAATGTGACAGATTGTGACTCAATGACCGTCTTGTCTGCCCCTGCATTTACTGACACTAGTGGCGTATTCACATTGGTATTATCATTATCACCACCCGCTAAGCACCCGCCAAGTAACAAACACAGTAAAATAGTAACGAGCCTCTCTTTTAAAACCATGACATAGCGCTCGTATTTAGTTGTACATATCAAAGTATCAGTCACATAAAGCCTTAATTCTTTCACCTGTATCTAACTAACTATAATCGTTAATGTTTAATTTGCAGTTCTTTTGATCGATATTCTATTCGACACGGGCCAGTTTCGTTGTCAGTTTTTAATCGCGCGTCAGCACAACTCACATGAATACCTGGATATAACTTTTGGTTTATTGTCACGGATAAATAATTAGGAATGTTTTCTATTTTGGCAAGATTAGATTTCCGCTTTCTAACCAGTTGCTTTAATGTTGCAAAATGATGTTCAAAGCTATCTACTGCATCTTTTAAAAGCACTGATTTATCTGAAGAAGGTGGTAAATTTTCACTGAGGTACTTAATCGCCGTTTTCACATCTAAAATCACTAACTGATGAAATTCAATTTTGTCATCTATAAGTACTTGTTGATTAATTAGCCAATCAATGTGTCTATCTAGTGAAATGTCAATTCGACTTCCAGATTCAGCACCAAGCACACCAACAGTAAGACTTTTACCTAATATTAATCGCCCTCCAATTAACTTACCTTGAGGTTTGTCTCCTTGGCCTATCGTTACCACATTGCCTTTTACCAGACTATGCAATAGCTGTTTTTCAACCAGAATATCTTTACCTGCGAATAATGCGACATATTGCCCATGCCCAATTTTAATACTTCCTTTCGCAATTAACTTGGTAGAATACTCGGGTTCCACGGCACCTTTTAATTCAACTTGACGGCCAATTGTGGCGTTATTCACTATAATATCGCCCTGTGCTTCTAAATAAGCTGACTCAACTAATCCCATTACATGAATGTCACCCGTAGAGATAACTCGCATTCCTTCATGTACGTCTTTGTTAATGATTACGCTTCCATCAAACTCGATATGCCCAGTTGAAACATCAACATCTTCAATTTGAAAAATCTTATCAACCGCTATACCGCCTTCTATTTTTTTCGGTAATCCCGCAATTGTTGAAAATATTTTGTTTGGATTATCAGGTAATATTTCAGCCCCTTCACCAGCTACAAAATTAAAATCTTCACCATCGGTAGGTTCTATCGTTTCACCAAGTACTGTTATTCCTGGTTTACCGGGCTGTATAAGCTGTTTTTCCGCAAGTAAAGCGCCTTCTTTTACGCTCTCAATAGTCCCCAAATCTCGCATATCTACTCTATATTTGCTTACAGCCTGAGGCTTAAGTTCGCGCTCATCGGCACTTTTTACATGGTAAATAATGCGTGCATCTCTACCGTTTTTTACCGGCTTACCTTTTGCGATTACCTGCTCAATTTTACTTCCCGGGCTTGCCTTTGCGGCTTGCTCAGCAATAACTTTGATACGGTCTTTATCTATCCCAAACGCTATTTTTTTCTCTAGTGCCGCCTTTACGATTTTTTTTGCTGTAATATTTTTACCGCCATAAGCAGTAATAATATGTGCTTTGGCAAACATATTATCTTCACTACAAATAATCTCTAGCTGGGCATCATGCTGGGTGGCCACAACTTGTTCGAAGCGCTTACTTTTGAATTCTTGCTCGGCTTCTCGCAATTGTGATAAATAATGGCTACATGCTTCAACAAGCGTAGCAATACCATCTTGGTGAATACGGCAACGTTTGAAGTCAGACTGTTTTAATGCATTGGTAATAGAAGCAGACGTTACCGAAGCATCCATATCATGAAGTGTAACAGAGGCAACAATATCATTATCTTTCTGATAAAACTTAACAGCAGTGGCCATATTAATTTTCAAACTAACTCGTTGTTTAATTAAAGTATACGTAGTTATCGGCGAAAATGGCTAAAAATCAAGCAGCAAATTTTTAAGCAATACTAAGGTAAGTAAACCTAGTTTCTCAATTTATATACCTAAATCAACACGATTAATTTGATATGACGAATAAGTGGTGGTGGGATAAGGAAAAAACGGAGCTTATCGCTCCGTCATAACTATAGGAAACTGTCCTGATGTACAGCTATAAATAAGGGGGTTCCTACCTTGGAATAATCAATTTTATATTCTTTACCATCTAGCGCTTGAATAAACACTAACGTTTTTCTGTCGCCAAATATTTCAGGAGTGGTTAACTGTACTACTTCTAAATATTGTTCTTTCGCTTCACGTCTGTTTTTTGGGATAGGCTTATCAAATTTGGTTAAGCCGTTGTGGCTTACTAAAACCGGTGGATCACCATCATCATTCACTAGAACAAGATCAATTTTTTTTACTTTATGAATAAGCGTATTACGCCCACTAACCAAATAATTTTTTTCTAGACTCATAATGTTACCGATTTATTTTTTTAAAATTCGCTTTGTTTAATTAAATATCATGCTGCCAGTAATTTCAATGCTTTAAACAGGATAAATTCCAATTAGACTCTATTTGCATCACGAATTTCTGTAATCAGCTGAATGAATTTCATTTCTTCTCTATCTAATGCAGTTGTGGGTATGTAAAGATCATATCCAAGTAAGGATTTTAAACGCGTCATTCTATTAGCAAACATGGCAATTAAACCGGAATATTGATGCCCACACGAGGTAGTATAGTTTTCATCATCAAATATTAATTCACTAGGGCAAGTACCATCGGGACACTCACTTACCAATGCCGTTTGAATTAGGTTCTTTTGTTCCATTAAAAGTTTAACAGCCAGCCTAGGGTGTAATTGCTGTAAAAAGCTTTGATAATTAATAATATTAATTCCCACATACGATAGCGCAACATACTCTCCTTGACGATGCACACGGGGTATACCCAATCGACGAATATTATTATAAGCTAATTGCCACGTTCCAAATCGATGCTGGTATGACATATCGTGCTCATCAAGCTTAATAGAATAAGCAGGCTCTAACGTTTTAACATACCCTATTAATATTCCAATACAACATGCAAGCAATATAAAAATATCTATTGTGTTAAATGGGCTACTTTTTAGTTTTAGATATAGAATAAATATAATAAGGGCAACGCCAGAAACCAGCATTGTTGTTATACTATTTTTAGTGCTATTTGCACTAATATAAATCGGTAATTTCACGCCTTAAACCCTATATCAACTACTTAGGTTGCCCTAAGTTAATTAAAATACACAAAATATAATAGCATCATTAATATTGCCCAAATGACAATTGCACGAAGACGTTTACAATAAGGACATCCACTTTTTTCTTTCATTTATCGATAACTTACCTAAAATCTAAGACCATCTACCATATAATTACGTAGAAATAGACTATCATAGTGCACCGTGTTGTTGATCAAGAGTAGGAACTCATAATGCAAAAAAAAAATAGAGGTCGCGCCAGTGCTTTTGCACTCATTCTTATATCTGTATTAATCGCACTTGCGATATATATTTTCGGACCTTTTCATACTCAAGAAAGCCAACAACGACCAAGTCAAGCAACCCCTGTTTCTATCACCATCATCGAAAAAGCGCCCTACACCGATGTAATCAAAGGATTAGGCACAGCAATTGCCAACGAAGCGGTAGAAATAAAAGCTGCAAATTCAGATTACATTGATTCTGTTCACTTTCAAGACGGACAGCTAATTAAAAAAGACGACACTCTAGTGCAACTAAAAAGCGATGAAGAACAAGCTAACGTGAAAGAGCTTCAAATTAACCTTGCTGAAGCAAAACGCCAATTAAAACGGCTGTCTGGTTTGGCTAAAAATAATGCCACGTCAGAATCATTATTAGATGAACAAGAAGCAAAAGTTAAGGCATTAAAAGCACAACTTAGTGTTGCCAAAACAAAGCTTAAAGAAAATACCATCACAGCACCTTTCAATGGTGTACTTGGCTTCCGTCGAGTGTCACCTGGCACGTATGTAACCTCTGGAACCATCATCACTACATTAGATGACATTGATATTATTCATGTAGATTTTAATTTACCGGAAAAATATATCCCTGACTTACAACTCAATCAGGTTATTGCAGCCGAAACGAGAGCTTATCAACACACACGCTTTAAGGGCATTATCTCTGGCATTGACTCTCGGGTTGACCCTATCACTCGCTCAATACAGGTTCGTGCTGAAATAAACAATACCGAGTACAAACTTCGCCCGGGCATGCTCGTCACTATTAATGTAGAAAAAAGCGTTGAAGAAACAATACTTGTCAAAGAAAGTGCACTTATCCCCCAACAAGACAAGCAATATGTTTTTATCATCGATACCGACAATAAAGCCAAAAAAGTACCTGTTGAAATTGGCCGAAGGCTACCGGGACTAGTTGAGATCCTATCGGGTGTTAGCATAGGTGACAAAGTTGTCACAAAAGGTGGTTTGCGGTTACGTAACGGTAGCGACGTTAATATTCTAGGGACAATTTAATCATGATTTTATCCGATCTTTCTGTTAAGCGTCCCGTCTTTGCTACCGTAGTTAATTTATTGCTTGTTGTATTTGGTATTGTTGCGTTTTCAATGCTGCCATTACGTGAATATCCGGATATAGATCCCCCTATCGTTAGCATTAATACTTCATACCCTGGAGCATCATCAGAAATAGTAGAAAGTAAAATAACGCAATTGCTGGAAGACCGTATCAGTGGTATTGAAGGCATTAAGAACATTAATTCACAAAGTCGTAACGGTCGTTCTTCAATTTCTATCGAATTTAACGTTGATAGAAACATTGATGCCGCAGCTAACGATGTACGTGAACGTGTTTCAAGAGCACTAAACAACCTTCCCGAGCAAGCTGATCCACCCGAGGTATTTAAAGCCGACAGTGATGAAGACGTTATTGCTTGGTTTGTATTAAACAGCCAAACCATGAGCACGCTTGAGCTAACCGATTATGCTCAGCGCTACATCGTTGATCGCTTCTCGGTTGTTGACGGTATTGCCCGAGTTAGAGTTGGTGGAGGCCGTGATTATGCAATGAAAATATGGTTAGACCGCACTGCAATGGCAGCCCGAGGCGTGACAGTAAATGACATTGAGCAAGTATTAAGAAAAGAAAATGTTGAATTACCTGCAGGTGATGTTAAATCAATCGATCGTGATTTTTCTGTAAGGGTGGAGCGCAGCTATAAAACAGAATTCGACTTCCAACGCTTAGTTATAAAACGTGGTGAAAATGGTTACCTCGTTCGTTTAGGTGAAGTGGCTGATGTTGAACTCACTTCAGAAGACGAAGAAACCACCTTCAGAGGTAACGGAAAAAACATGGTAGGTATTGGCATTATCAAGCAATCTAAAGCCAACACCCTTGAAGTCGTGCAAAATGCACGTGCTGAGTTAGAAAAAATTAAACTAACCCTTCCATCAGGTACCACTATTGAGCCCAGTTATGACTCTTCAATTTTTATAGCAAAATCCATTGAAGAAGTGTATCAAACACTCGCCATTGCTATGGCGCTGGTTATTTTAGTGATATATATTTTTCTAGGTAATATTCGCGCTACATTTATTCCTGCTATTACAGTGCCTGTGGCGCTAATCTCAGCCTCTACACTGCTTTATGCATTAGGGTTCTCAATTAATTTATTAACCTTACTCGCTATGGTGCTAGCCATAGGACTAGTGGTAGACGATTCTATTGTAGTACTCGAAAACATTTACAGGCGCATAGAGAAAGGCGAACCACCGCTATTAGCAGCCTACAAGGGCGCAAGGGAAGTAGGATTTGCTGTCGTTGCAACAACGCTTGTGCTGATTTCTGTGTTTGTACCGTTAGTTTTCTTACAAGGTACTATTGGCAGTTTATTTACTGAATTTGCTATCGCTGTAGCTGCTGCCGTCGCCTTTTCAAGTATTACTGCTCTTACACTCTCTCCTATGTTGTGCTCAAAAATTCTGGTTTATAGAAAACGAGAAAGCAAAATTGGCCACTGGTTAGATAATACTTTTGATAAATTAGAAAATAGCTACCAACGTAGTCTAGACAAGAATATTCATGCTGGTGTAACCATGTTTATCGTCATGGCATTATGCGCAACCGTCGCATACGGGTTATTTAACTTACTACCAAGTGAGTTAGCCCCTAAAGAGGACCGAGGCAACTTCTTTATCATAATGAACACCGCCCAAGGAGCAAGCTACAAAAGTAACATAGAAAATATGGAGCTTATGGAAGACGTATTACTGCCCTACGTTGACAGCGGCGAATTTAACCGAGTAATCGTGCGCGTTCCTGGTTTTGGTGGAAGTGGCGGTATAGCTATCATAGGCATGGATGACTG
This is a stretch of genomic DNA from Flocculibacter collagenilyticus. It encodes these proteins:
- a CDS encoding DUF342 domain-containing protein, with the translated sequence MKINMATAVKFYQKDNDIVASVTLHDMDASVTSASITNALKQSDFKRCRIHQDGIATLVEACSHYLSQLREAEQEFKSKRFEQVVATQHDAQLEIICSEDNMFAKAHIITAYGGKNITAKKIVKAALEKKIAFGIDKDRIKVIAEQAAKASPGSKIEQVIAKGKPVKNGRDARIIYHVKSADERELKPQAVSKYRVDMRDLGTIESVKEGALLAEKQLIQPGKPGITVLGETIEPTDGEDFNFVAGEGAEILPDNPNKIFSTIAGLPKKIEGGIAVDKIFQIEDVDVSTGHIEFDGSVIINKDVHEGMRVISTGDIHVMGLVESAYLEAQGDIIVNNATIGRQVELKGAVEPEYSTKLIAKGSIKIGHGQYVALFAGKDILVEKQLLHSLVKGNVVTIGQGDKPQGKLIGGRLILGKSLTVGVLGAESGSRIDISLDRHIDWLINQQVLIDDKIEFHQLVILDVKTAIKYLSENLPPSSDKSVLLKDAVDSFEHHFATLKQLVRKRKSNLAKIENIPNYLSVTINQKLYPGIHVSCADARLKTDNETGPCRIEYRSKELQIKH
- a CDS encoding DUF2982 domain-containing protein, whose product is MKLPIYISANSTKNSITTMLVSGVALIIFILYLKLKSSPFNTIDIFILLACCIGILIGYVKTLEPAYSIKLDEHDMSYQHRFGTWQLAYNNIRRLGIPRVHRQGEYVALSYVGINIINYQSFLQQLHPRLAVKLLMEQKNLIQTALVSECPDGTCPSELIFDDENYTTSCGHQYSGLIAMFANRMTRLKSLLGYDLYIPTTALDREEMKFIQLITEIRDANRV
- a CDS encoding efflux RND transporter periplasmic adaptor subunit gives rise to the protein MQKKNRGRASAFALILISVLIALAIYIFGPFHTQESQQRPSQATPVSITIIEKAPYTDVIKGLGTAIANEAVEIKAANSDYIDSVHFQDGQLIKKDDTLVQLKSDEEQANVKELQINLAEAKRQLKRLSGLAKNNATSESLLDEQEAKVKALKAQLSVAKTKLKENTITAPFNGVLGFRRVSPGTYVTSGTIITTLDDIDIIHVDFNLPEKYIPDLQLNQVIAAETRAYQHTRFKGIISGIDSRVDPITRSIQVRAEINNTEYKLRPGMLVTINVEKSVEETILVKESALIPQQDKQYVFIIDTDNKAKKVPVEIGRRLPGLVEILSGVSIGDKVVTKGGLRLRNGSDVNILGTI
- a CDS encoding efflux RND transporter permease subunit produces the protein MILSDLSVKRPVFATVVNLLLVVFGIVAFSMLPLREYPDIDPPIVSINTSYPGASSEIVESKITQLLEDRISGIEGIKNINSQSRNGRSSISIEFNVDRNIDAAANDVRERVSRALNNLPEQADPPEVFKADSDEDVIAWFVLNSQTMSTLELTDYAQRYIVDRFSVVDGIARVRVGGGRDYAMKIWLDRTAMAARGVTVNDIEQVLRKENVELPAGDVKSIDRDFSVRVERSYKTEFDFQRLVIKRGENGYLVRLGEVADVELTSEDEETTFRGNGKNMVGIGIIKQSKANTLEVVQNARAELEKIKLTLPSGTTIEPSYDSSIFIAKSIEEVYQTLAIAMALVILVIYIFLGNIRATFIPAITVPVALISASTLLYALGFSINLLTLLAMVLAIGLVVDDSIVVLENIYRRIEKGEPPLLAAYKGAREVGFAVVATTLVLISVFVPLVFLQGTIGSLFTEFAIAVAAAVAFSSITALTLSPMLCSKILVYRKRESKIGHWLDNTFDKLENSYQRSLDKNIHAGVTMFIVMALCATVAYGLFNLLPSELAPKEDRGNFFIIMNTAQGASYKSNIENMELMEDVLLPYVDSGEFNRVIVRVPGFGGSGGIAIIGMDDWENRTRPTTEAMMEVSQKLSDISDIRAFAIMRSGIGGRGLGRPVQFVIQGNTYEELANWRDIIIAKARANPGLIRIDHDYKETLPQLSLNIDKERAADLGISNTNVGRTLESMLGQRRATTFLDRGEEYNVILEGRDELFRSPQDISDIYLRSDTSGQLVPLDSIVSISEKATASSLNRYNRMRSITISANLADNYALSDALAFLNKVVAEEIQGNISIDFKGQSQIYSETGAAMAGVFALALLVTFLVLAAQFESFVHPLVIMLTVPLGLVGALAGLYFMGMTINIYSQIGIVMLIGLASKNGILIVEFANQLRDAGYEFKDALRQAASQRLRPIIMTAFTTIMSAVPLMLATGPGSESRMVIGVVIFCGVAFATILTLYVIPTAYFYLAKNTGSPKAVSNKIKQLEQAES